In the Besnoitia besnoiti strain Bb-Ger1 chromosome XII, whole genome shotgun sequence genome, one interval contains:
- a CDS encoding hypothetical protein (encoded by transcript BESB_024480) — translation MQTAGTECSRRTTTIDQATPPHPTSVPVYSLRSSHWHDSRTLDHETTAHFVWLGTARTADEGMDGPSGSDGTAADLRSAEKDIKQVPTDYRARALELHLSGGDSDVHGRAAKDYAS, via the coding sequence ATGCAGACGGCGGGTACGGAGTGCTCACGCCGCACCACAACCATAGATCAGGCCACTCCACCACATCCCACAAGCGTGCCTGTGTACAGTCTCCGGAGCAGTCACTGGCACGATTCGAGAACGTTGGACCACGAGACGACAGCTCACTTTGTTTGGCTTGGCACCGCTCGCACGGCAGACGAAGGTATGGATGGACCATCGGGCAGCGATGGCACAGCGGCAGATCTGCGCAGTGCGGAAAAAGACATCAAGCAGGTCCCGACAGACTACCGAGCGCGCGCACTCGAGCTGCACCTTTCAGGCGGCGACTCAGATGTGCACGGTAGAGCGGCGAAAGACTACGCCTCGTAG